A single window of Leptolyngbya ohadii IS1 DNA harbors:
- the psaM gene encoding photosystem I reaction center subunit XII: MSLTDTQVYIALVIALIPAVMAFRLSTELYK; this comes from the coding sequence ATGTCACTAACGGATACTCAAGTCTACATTGCGCTGGTGATTGCCCTCATCCCCGCTGTGATGGCGTTCCGTCTGTCTACCGAACTGTACAAATAA